TTCGTTGGAGCGAGTCTGATAATCCTGGTAACGAACAATCTGCACATTATAGAGATTGGCAATCAGAACCGCGGTAAGCAGTAAAATCCCGATGAAAGCGACCAGCGCCCGGCGCATGAATAGCGAGGATTCCGCAGTATAGTCGCGGAAATAATCTTTTAATTTCATACCCTGCTTAGCCTGCTCTGGTCATGATTATTCACGATGGTAAGGATGATTGGTCGTAATGCTCCACGCACGATACAGACTTTCGGCAACCAATACACGCACCAGCGGGTGAGGTAAAGTCAGCGCCGAGAGCGACCAGCTCTGTTCTGCCGCGGCTTTACATGCCGGAGAAAGACCTTCGGGGCCACCAATCAACAGACTGACATCACGCCCGTCATGTTTCCAGCGCTCCAGCTCATGAGCAAGCTGCGGGGTATCCCACGGTTTACCGGGAATATCCAGGGTCACAATGCGGTTCTTCCCGGCGGCTGCCAGCATCATTTCTCCCTCTTTTTCAAGGATGCGCTTAATATCCGCATTTTTGCCCCGTTTACCTGCTGGGATCTCCTGCAGTTCCAGCGGCATATCTTTGGGAAAGCGGCGCAGATATTCACTAAAACCACGCTGCACCCACTCAGGCATCTTACTGCCGACAGCGACCAGTTGCAGCTTCACCGGTTAATTCCAGAGTTTTTCCAGCTCGTACAAATGACGACTCTCTTGCTGCATGATATGAACCATAACATCGCCAAGATCGACAACAATCCAGTCAGCGCTAGTGTCACCCTCCATCCCTAATGGTAACATGCCAGCAGCACGTGATGCCTGCACCAGATGATCGGCTATCGCTGCCACATGACGCGAAGAGGTGCCGGTACAGATAATCATATAATCTGTGATGCTGGATTTACCGCGCACATCAAGGGTGACAATATCCTGGCCTTTCAGATCATCGATCTGGTCGATAATAAAGCGCTGTTGGGTTTTATCCTGCAAGGGTTCCTCCTGAGTGAAGTTGACTTAGTGCCTGGTTCTTCAGGCTATTTTACTTGCCATTCTGGCGCAGGGCAGAGCCCGAAATCCTCACGTACTGCGTGTACGCTGCGGTATCAGCCTGACAGTATACCTGAACTTGTATCAGTCATGGGATAAATGCTTTTCAGGCAGCGGAGGATAGCAGCCTGCTTTAAGCTGTCAATGATTGGGATGGATTTATTCTTCTCTTTGCCAGCTCGCCTGGCTATTCAGTACCCGCAAGGTGGTGAAGTCAGGCTGGAGATCCAGGGCGCTCCATGCGCCATGCATAATGGGAAAATGCCACATTGCGGCGGCCGGTAAGCCGAGTAGCTGGGCGATCAACAGGCTTAGTCCTCCCTGATGCCCCACGATCAGCAGATGATGAATATCCTGATATTGAGCCAGTTTATCGGCAAAGGTAGTGATACGCCGGGCGAAATGCTGAAAACCTTCACCCTGCGGGGGCGTGGCGTGCTGCCAGTCGGCGCACCAGGCGGCGTAGTTTGCTGCATCTTCGCGCTGTAAATCCTGATAGTGACGCATCTCCCAGTCACCGAAGAAAATCTCATTCAGTTCGGGGTGGATCTGGCAGGCAACAGGGCGATCACCCAGCAGCAGGCGGGCAGTATGTTGTGTGCGCGCCAGTTCACTACAGAAAACATAATCAAAAGGTACTGACTGCAGGCATTGTCCCACTGTCTGTGCCTGGCGAATGCCGTGTGCGGTGAGCGGGGTCGGGGAGTGACCACAATAGAGACCGGCCACATTAGCTTCAGTTTCACCGTGACGCACCAGCCATAATCTCATGCGACCCCCTTAACGATAGAGATGGTGCTGGTTAATATAATCCAGTACCGGTGCAGGTAACATATCCGCACAGGAACCACCACTTTGCAGACGCTGGCGGATCAGCGTCGCGGAGATATCAAACCACGGGGTTTCTGCCAGGTAGATCACCCCATTGGGACGTGTATACAGATGTTCAGCATTATCGGTGAGATGGCTATCCAGCCATTGCTGATCATGCGGGTTTTTCATCACCAGTGGGTATCCCGGTCGCCGGCAAACAATCAGATGGGCGTTATCGAGGATGGTGCTGTAGTTGTGCCACGCGGGAAAGGTCAGCAGGGAATCCTGGCCAATAATAAAGGCCAGCGGCTGGCTGGCGGGCTGCTCCCGGCGCCAGTCAGCGATGGTTTGCGCAGTATACGAGGGGGTCGGGCGTTGCAGTTCACGATCATCAAGCAGAAACAGCGGATTATCGGCGATAGCTAGCGTCAGCATTTGCCGACGCTGGTCACTGGTCGCTTCAGGCTGTGGCCGGTGCGGTGGCACATTGTTGGGAACAATAATGATTTTCTCAAGATTGAGCTGATGAGCCAGAATTTCTATCGGTTTGAGATGACCGTAATGGACGGGATCGAAAGTGCCACCGTACATGGCCTGCAACTGATTCATATTAGTCGTCAACATCTATAAATGCCCCTGCCAGCGCTTTATGGCAGAGCAGCAAGGAGAGGCTTTCTAATTCCTGCCAGACCGGCGAGGCGTAATCCTGCTTCAGCGTGATTTCCATCTGCGCCAGCAGCGCGACTGCCTGGCGTAGTAGCTCAGCATCCAGACGTGCCAGTGCATCGCTTAATAACGGGCGGCGGTTCTGCCATATACGCTGTTTATCAAACAGCGCACGCAAGGGCGTATTAACCGACTGACGCTGTAGATTCACCAGCAGCAATAATTCGCGCTGCAGGGTGCGCAGCAGGATAGGGGGTTCGATGCCTTCCCGCTGTAGCTGTTGCAGAATGTGCAAAGCCCGCTTGCTTTTTCCGGCCAGTAAGGCATCCAGCCAGTGATAAGGAGTAAAGTGCGCCGCATCGT
The sequence above is drawn from the Enterobacteriaceae bacterium ESL0689 genome and encodes:
- a CDS encoding adenosylcobalamin/alpha-ribazole phosphatase yields the protein MRLWLVRHGETEANVAGLYCGHSPTPLTAHGIRQAQTVGQCLQSVPFDYVFCSELARTQHTARLLLGDRPVACQIHPELNEIFFGDWEMRHYQDLQREDAANYAAWCADWQHATPPQGEGFQHFARRITTFADKLAQYQDIHHLLIVGHQGGLSLLIAQLLGLPAAAMWHFPIMHGAWSALDLQPDFTTLRVLNSQASWQREE
- the nadD gene encoding nicotinate-nucleotide adenylyltransferase, producing the protein MNQLQAMYGGTFDPVHYGHLKPIEILAHQLNLEKIIIVPNNVPPHRPQPEATSDQRRQMLTLAIADNPLFLLDDRELQRPTPSYTAQTIADWRREQPASQPLAFIIGQDSLLTFPAWHNYSTILDNAHLIVCRRPGYPLVMKNPHDQQWLDSHLTDNAEHLYTRPNGVIYLAETPWFDISATLIRQRLQSGGSCADMLPAPVLDYINQHHLYR
- the rsfS gene encoding ribosome silencing factor; translated protein: MQDKTQQRFIIDQIDDLKGQDIVTLDVRGKSSITDYMIICTGTSSRHVAAIADHLVQASRAAGMLPLGMEGDTSADWIVVDLGDVMVHIMQQESRHLYELEKLWN
- the rlmH gene encoding 23S rRNA (pseudouridine(1915)-N(3))-methyltransferase RlmH, whose product is MKLQLVAVGSKMPEWVQRGFSEYLRRFPKDMPLELQEIPAGKRGKNADIKRILEKEGEMMLAAAGKNRIVTLDIPGKPWDTPQLAHELERWKHDGRDVSLLIGGPEGLSPACKAAAEQSWSLSALTLPHPLVRVLVAESLYRAWSITTNHPYHRE